In the genome of Streptomyces racemochromogenes, one region contains:
- the pepN gene encoding aminopeptidase N: MPGTNLTREEAQQRAKLLTVDSYEIELDLSGAQEGGTFPSVTTVRFQSAEAGAGTFIDLVAPAVHEVVLNGKSLDVAAVFRDSRIALDHLAAGANELRVVADCAYTNTGEGLHRFVDPVDQQAYLYTQFEVPDARRVFASFEQPDLKATFQFTVTAPEGWTVISNSPTPEPKDRVWAFEPTPRISSYITALIVGPYHAVHSSYEGPDGQSVPLGIYCRPSLAEFLDADAIFDVTRQGFDWFQEKFAYDYPFAKYDQLFVPEFNAGAMENAGAVTIRDQYVFRSKVTDAAYEVRAETILHELAHMWFGDLVTMEWWNDLWLNESFATYTSIACQAYAEGSKWPHAWTTFANSMKTWAYRQDQLPSTHPIMADIRDLDDVLVNFDGITYAKGASVLKQLVAYVGMDAFFKGVQAYFKAHAFGNTRLSDLLGALEETSGRDLTAWSKAWLETAGINVLRPQIETDADGVITAFAVRQEAPALPAGAKGEPVLRPHRIAVGLYDLEGGKLVRKDRIELDIDGELTAVPELAGRARPAVVLLNDDDLSYAKVRLDEVSLANVTAHLGDFTESLPRALCWASAWDMTRDGELATRDYLSLVLSGIGKETDIGVVQSLHRQVKLAVDLYADPAWRDQGLAVWTEATLEHLRGAEPGSDHQLAWARAFAATARTEGQLTYLAALLDGSAEVEGLVVDTELRWAFLERLAATGRADEAAIAAELERDATAAGERHAATARAARPTAEAKAEAWASVVESSDLPNAVQEAVIGGFVQTDQRELLAPYAQKYFAVVKDIWESRSHEIAQQIAVGLYPSLQVSQATLDATDAWLAAAEPNAALRRLVSEARAGVERALKAQAADASAA; the protein is encoded by the coding sequence GTGCCTGGCACGAATCTCACCCGTGAAGAGGCTCAGCAGCGGGCGAAGCTGCTCACCGTCGACTCGTACGAGATCGAACTCGATCTCAGCGGCGCGCAGGAGGGCGGCACCTTCCCGTCCGTGACCACCGTGCGCTTCCAGTCGGCCGAGGCAGGCGCCGGGACCTTCATCGACCTGGTCGCGCCGGCCGTCCACGAGGTCGTCCTGAACGGCAAGTCGCTGGACGTGGCCGCCGTCTTCCGCGACTCGCGGATCGCCCTGGACCACCTCGCCGCCGGGGCCAACGAGCTCCGTGTCGTCGCGGACTGCGCCTACACCAACACCGGCGAGGGCCTGCACCGCTTCGTCGACCCCGTCGACCAGCAGGCTTACCTGTACACCCAGTTCGAGGTGCCGGACGCGCGGCGCGTCTTCGCCAGCTTCGAGCAGCCCGACCTGAAGGCGACGTTCCAGTTCACCGTGACGGCCCCCGAGGGCTGGACGGTCATCTCGAACTCCCCGACGCCCGAGCCGAAGGACCGGGTGTGGGCCTTCGAGCCCACCCCGCGCATCTCCTCGTACATCACCGCGCTGATCGTCGGCCCGTACCACGCGGTGCACAGCTCGTACGAGGGCCCGGACGGGCAGTCCGTGCCGCTCGGCATCTACTGCCGCCCCTCGCTCGCCGAGTTCCTCGACGCCGACGCGATCTTCGACGTCACGCGGCAGGGCTTCGACTGGTTCCAGGAGAAGTTCGCCTACGACTACCCCTTCGCGAAGTACGACCAGCTCTTCGTGCCGGAGTTCAACGCGGGCGCGATGGAGAACGCCGGCGCGGTCACCATCCGCGACCAGTACGTCTTCCGCTCGAAGGTGACGGACGCGGCGTACGAGGTGCGCGCCGAGACCATCCTCCACGAGCTCGCCCACATGTGGTTCGGCGACCTCGTCACCATGGAGTGGTGGAACGACCTATGGCTGAACGAGTCGTTCGCCACCTACACCTCGATCGCCTGCCAGGCCTACGCCGAGGGCTCGAAGTGGCCGCACGCGTGGACCACGTTCGCGAACTCCATGAAGACCTGGGCGTACCGGCAGGACCAGCTGCCGTCCACGCACCCGATCATGGCCGACATCCGCGACCTGGACGACGTCCTGGTCAACTTCGACGGCATCACGTACGCCAAGGGCGCCTCGGTGCTCAAGCAGCTCGTCGCGTACGTGGGCATGGACGCCTTCTTCAAGGGCGTGCAGGCGTACTTCAAGGCGCACGCCTTCGGCAACACCCGCCTTTCGGACCTGCTGGGCGCGCTGGAGGAGACCTCCGGCCGCGACCTGACCGCCTGGTCGAAGGCGTGGCTGGAGACGGCCGGCATCAACGTGCTGCGGCCGCAGATCGAGACGGACGCGGACGGGGTCATCACCGCGTTCGCCGTCCGCCAGGAGGCCCCGGCGCTGCCGGCGGGCGCCAAGGGCGAGCCGGTGCTGCGGCCGCACCGCATCGCGGTCGGCCTGTACGACCTGGAGGGCGGCAAGCTCGTCCGCAAGGACCGGATCGAGCTGGACATCGACGGCGAGCTGACCGCCGTACCCGAGCTGGCGGGACGCGCCCGTCCGGCGGTCGTGCTGCTGAACGACGACGACCTGTCGTACGCGAAGGTGCGGCTGGACGAGGTCTCGCTGGCGAACGTCACCGCGCACCTCGGCGACTTCACCGAGTCGCTGCCGCGCGCGCTGTGCTGGGCTTCGGCGTGGGACATGACGCGTGACGGCGAGCTGGCCACGCGCGACTACCTGTCCCTGGTCCTGTCGGGCATCGGCAAGGAGACCGACATCGGCGTGGTGCAGTCCCTGCACCGCCAGGTGAAGCTGGCCGTCGACCTGTACGCCGACCCGGCGTGGCGGGACCAGGGCCTGGCCGTCTGGACCGAGGCCACGCTGGAGCACCTGCGCGGCGCCGAGCCGGGCAGCGACCACCAGCTGGCGTGGGCGCGCGCCTTCGCGGCGACGGCCCGCACCGAGGGGCAACTGACCTACCTGGCGGCGCTGCTCGACGGCTCGGCCGAGGTCGAGGGCCTGGTCGTGGACACGGAGCTGCGGTGGGCGTTCCTGGAGCGCCTGGCGGCCACGGGTCGCGCCGACGAGGCGGCCATCGCGGCGGAGCTGGAGCGGGACGCGACGGCCGCCGGCGAGCGCCACGCGGCGACGGCGCGGGCCGCGCGCCCGACCGCCGAGGCCAAGGCGGAGGCCTGGGCCTCGGTGGTGGAGTCGTCCGACCTGCCGAACGCGGTCCAGGAGGCCGTGATCGGCGGCTTCGTCCAGACCGACCAGCGCGAGCTGCTCGCGCCGTACGCGCAGAAGTACTTCGCGGTGGTCAAGGACATCTGGGAGAGCCGCAGCCACGAGATCGCGCAGCAGATCGCGGTGGGCCTGTACCCGTCCCTCCAGGTGTCGCAGGCGACCCTGGACGCGACGGACGCGTGGCTGGCCGCCGCCGAGCCGAACGCCGCGCTGCGCCGCCTGGTCTCGGAGGCCCGCGCGGGCGTCGAACGCGCCCTGAAGGCCCAGGCAGCGGACGCGTCGGCAGCCTGA
- a CDS encoding DUF1203 domain-containing protein, whose amino-acid sequence MTTTTHTALPIPPATLTALRARDDAGRPCVPYEDPEGGAPLRCCLRRSRPGELIALVSYAPLRRWAAATGADPGAYDEQGPVFVHGAECGGPGAGSGHPFANAGALRTVRRYDAGGRILGGRVLTLPEAGAAESVDQALAEAFADPRTALVHVRAAEYGCFLFEVRRP is encoded by the coding sequence ATGACCACGACGACGCACACCGCGCTCCCCATCCCGCCCGCCACCCTGACCGCCCTGCGGGCGCGGGACGACGCCGGGCGCCCCTGCGTTCCGTACGAGGACCCCGAGGGCGGCGCGCCGCTGCGCTGCTGCCTGCGCCGCAGCCGGCCGGGGGAGCTGATCGCCCTCGTCTCCTACGCCCCGCTGCGCCGCTGGGCCGCCGCCACGGGAGCCGACCCGGGCGCGTACGACGAGCAGGGCCCGGTCTTCGTCCACGGCGCGGAGTGCGGCGGGCCCGGGGCGGGGTCCGGCCACCCCTTCGCGAACGCGGGGGCCCTGCGTACGGTCCGCCGCTACGACGCGGGTGGCCGCATCCTCGGCGGCCGCGTCCTCACGCTGCCCGAAGCCGGTGCCGCCGAATCCGTCGACCAGGCCCTGGCGGAGGCCTTCGCCGACCCGCGCACCGCCCTCGTCCACGTCCGCGCGGCCGAGTACGGCTGCTTCCTCTTCGAGGTCCGCCGGCCCTGA
- a CDS encoding aspartate-semialdehyde dehydrogenase translates to MRVGIVGATGQVGGVMRGILAERKFPVDELRLFASARSAGSTIDWQGREITIEDASTADYSGLDIVLFSAGGATSKALAEKVASQGAVVIDNSSAWRKDPEVPLVVSEVNPHAIKNRPKGIIANPNCTTMAAMPVLRPLHEEAGLTALIATTYQAVSGSGLAGVAELDGQVKAVAADATKLVHDGEAVEFPEPGVYKRSIAFNVLPLAGAIVDDGSFETDEEQKLRNESRKILEIPGLKVSGTCVRVPVFSGHSLQVNARFERPISVERAYELLKDAPGVELSEIPTPLQAAGKDASFVGRIRVDETVDNGLALFLSNDNLRKGAALNAVQIAELVADELRG, encoded by the coding sequence GTGAGGGTCGGAATCGTCGGAGCCACCGGACAGGTCGGCGGAGTCATGCGCGGCATCCTCGCCGAGCGGAAGTTCCCGGTGGACGAGCTGCGGCTGTTCGCCTCGGCCCGTTCCGCCGGCTCCACCATCGACTGGCAGGGCCGGGAGATCACCATCGAGGACGCCTCCACGGCCGACTACTCCGGCCTGGACATCGTGCTCTTCTCCGCGGGCGGCGCGACCTCCAAGGCCCTCGCCGAGAAGGTCGCCTCCCAGGGGGCCGTCGTGATCGACAACTCCTCCGCGTGGCGCAAGGACCCCGAGGTCCCCCTCGTGGTCTCCGAGGTCAACCCGCACGCGATCAAGAACCGCCCCAAGGGCATCATCGCGAACCCGAACTGCACCACCATGGCCGCCATGCCGGTGCTGCGCCCGCTGCACGAGGAGGCGGGGCTCACCGCCCTGATCGCCACCACCTACCAGGCCGTCTCCGGCTCCGGCCTGGCCGGCGTCGCCGAGCTCGACGGCCAGGTCAAGGCCGTCGCCGCCGACGCGACCAAGCTGGTCCACGACGGCGAGGCCGTCGAGTTCCCCGAGCCGGGCGTCTACAAGCGCTCCATCGCCTTCAACGTGCTGCCGCTGGCCGGCGCCATCGTCGACGACGGCTCCTTCGAGACCGACGAGGAGCAGAAGCTCCGCAACGAGTCCCGCAAGATCCTGGAGATCCCCGGCCTCAAGGTCTCCGGCACCTGCGTGCGCGTCCCCGTCTTCTCCGGCCACTCGCTCCAGGTCAACGCCCGCTTCGAGCGTCCGATCAGCGTCGAGCGCGCCTACGAGCTGCTGAAGGACGCCCCCGGCGTCGAGCTGTCCGAGATCCCGACCCCGCTCCAGGCGGCCGGCAAGGACGCCTCGTTCGTGGGCCGCATCCGCGTGGACGAGACCGTCGACAACGGCCTCGCCCTGTTCCTCTCCAACGACAACCTCCGCAAGGGCGCCGCGCTGAACGCCGTCCAGATCGCGGAGCTGGTCGCGGACGAGCTGCGCGGCTGA
- a CDS encoding M28 family metallopeptidase, whose protein sequence is MPKIHRHRRSIPALAALAAAAVAAPVLLAATPASAHPREGKLAQELVEEVTARGAYRHLAKFQQIADANGGNRAAGTPGHAASAAYVHDTLKKAGYDVSYQDFDIYEAHTKTERTTVLGDQPRELATAAFTFTKSTPAGGLAAPLALARVDETPGCTADDYASGTFTGKIALVKRGACTFVEKQRAAAAAGAVGVIVYNHSGTTPVRGGFSSPAEGVIPSAGITLADGEALAAAAAKGEVKVRLDLDQEHVKKTTRNVIAETRGGRADRVVTVGSHLDSVPEGPGINDNGSGSAGLLEVALKLADEGANKKNKGPANKVRFAWWSAEELGLLGSEHYVAQLSEKQKKDIALYLNFDMIASPNPAQFVYDGDDSDKTGAGAGPAGSAQIEALINGFLDKKGKPHEGSDFDGRSDYGPFIENGIPAGGTFTGAEGIKTAEQAKRYGGTAGAAYDPNYHGAGDNLKNIDLKAFDTNLDVIAHAVGTYAESLRTLGK, encoded by the coding sequence ATGCCGAAGATCCACCGCCACCGCCGGTCCATACCGGCCCTCGCCGCCCTCGCGGCGGCGGCCGTCGCCGCTCCCGTGCTGCTGGCGGCCACGCCGGCCAGCGCCCACCCGCGCGAGGGGAAGCTGGCCCAGGAGCTGGTGGAGGAGGTCACCGCGCGCGGGGCCTACCGCCACCTGGCGAAGTTCCAGCAGATCGCGGACGCCAACGGCGGCAACCGGGCCGCGGGCACCCCGGGCCACGCCGCCTCGGCCGCGTACGTCCACGACACGCTGAAGAAGGCCGGGTACGACGTCTCGTACCAGGACTTCGACATCTACGAGGCGCACACGAAGACGGAGAGGACCACCGTCCTCGGCGACCAGCCGCGCGAGCTGGCCACCGCCGCCTTCACCTTCACCAAGTCCACCCCGGCCGGCGGCCTGGCGGCCCCGCTCGCCCTGGCCCGGGTCGACGAGACCCCGGGCTGCACCGCCGACGACTACGCGTCCGGCACCTTCACCGGGAAGATCGCGCTGGTCAAGCGGGGTGCGTGCACCTTCGTGGAGAAGCAGCGGGCCGCCGCCGCGGCGGGCGCGGTCGGCGTGATCGTCTACAACCACAGCGGCACCACCCCGGTCCGCGGCGGGTTCTCCTCCCCGGCCGAGGGGGTCATCCCGAGCGCGGGCATCACCCTGGCCGACGGTGAGGCGCTGGCCGCGGCCGCCGCCAAGGGCGAGGTGAAGGTGCGCCTGGACCTGGACCAGGAGCACGTGAAGAAGACCACCCGCAACGTGATCGCCGAGACGCGCGGCGGGCGCGCCGACCGCGTGGTGACGGTCGGCTCGCACCTGGACTCGGTTCCCGAGGGCCCCGGCATCAACGACAACGGCTCCGGCTCGGCCGGCCTCCTGGAAGTGGCCCTCAAGCTCGCCGACGAGGGTGCAAACAAGAAGAACAAGGGGCCCGCCAACAAGGTGCGCTTCGCCTGGTGGTCGGCGGAGGAGCTGGGCCTGCTGGGCTCCGAGCACTACGTGGCGCAGCTGTCCGAGAAGCAGAAGAAGGACATCGCGCTCTACCTGAACTTCGACATGATCGCCTCGCCGAACCCGGCGCAGTTCGTCTACGACGGCGACGACTCGGACAAGACCGGCGCGGGCGCCGGCCCGGCGGGCTCGGCGCAGATCGAGGCGCTGATCAACGGCTTCCTGGACAAGAAGGGCAAGCCGCACGAGGGCAGTGACTTCGACGGCCGCTCCGACTACGGCCCGTTCATCGAGAACGGCATCCCGGCGGGCGGCACCTTCACCGGGGCCGAGGGCATCAAGACCGCCGAGCAGGCCAAGCGCTACGGCGGCACGGCCGGGGCGGCGTACGACCCGAACTACCACGGGGCGGGCGACAACCTGAAGAACATCGACCTCAAGGCGTTCGACACCAACCTGGACGTCATCGCCCACGCGGTCGGCACGTACGCGGAGTCCCTGCGCACGCTCGGCAAGTAG